TTTTGAGCATCAGACAGACGATATTCTTGCCGATGTCGTGAATGTCACCTTCAACAGTGGCCATGATGACCACGGGTTTTTCACCCGCATCGCCATCCTCTTCAAGCAAAGGCTGAAGCCGCTTGAAGGCATTCTGCATGGTCTCGGCAGACTGCAAAAGCTGTGGCAGGAAATATTCCTTCCTTTCGTACTTGTCGCCCACGATCAGAATACCGGGAATGAGCATGTCATTGACGATATCCATAGCTTTGGCACCCGCTTCGAGTTCAACGTCAACAAGGGCAAGAATACCGTCCTTGTTGCCTTTGATCACGGCAGCCTGCACAGGCGGCAAACCACTTGTGTCGTCTCCTTTGGCTGGAGCAGAGCCGGACTGGGAAGCCCCGCTGCCGCCGGTCCAATCAGAGAACTTGTCGATATACCGTTCGGCCTGCGGATCGCGATTGAGCAGCACCTCTGTGGTATGCAGCGCTTCCTGAATACGGGCGGAATTGGGATTGGAAATGAAGGAGCACAATCCCGAAACCATTGAAATACTCAGGAAGGTCGAATTGAGCAGCTCACGCGCAGGCAATCCAAAAGAGATGTTCGACAACCCGATGGTGGTCGGCAATCCCCATTCGTCACGGCAGTGACGCATGACATCAAGAGAATGACGGGCCGCTTCGGGTTTGGAGGAGACTGTCAACGCAAGGGCGTCAACCATAATCAGGCGCCGCGGGATACCGAGACTATCAGCCTGGGCCAGAAGATCAGCGATGACAGCGAGCCGCTCTTTGGCCGTGACCGGCAATTTGTTGCCAACGATAGGCAGAAGGATGAATGGAGCACCAAACAACTTGCACAGCGGGCCGAGTTCTTCCATCTTGCCGGGTTCACCGGAAATGGAATTGACCAGCGGCGAACCAGGGTAATTCCACAAGCCGGCTTCAATCGCCTTGGAGTCATTGGAATCAATGGACAACGGTGTCGTGAACCGCCCGACCAGAGACGTGACGAGCTCGGGCAGCAGCGCGACTTCGTCCACCATGGGCGCACCCACATTGACATCGAGCACCGGCGCACCAAGTTCAATCTGCTCTGTGGCAAACCGATGGGCTTCGGTGAACACGCCTTCCTGCAATTCGGCTATAAGCTGTTTTTTGCCCGTGGGATTGATACGCTCACCTATGATGACGCCGGGGTGATCGAAACCGATCGGCACAGAAACGGAACGGGATGTCAGTACCATCTGGGCGTGATCGGTTTTTTCCGGACGTTTCCAGGTCGCGTCTCCCACCTTGTCGCGCAGCGCGCGAATATGGTCCGGGGTGGTACCGCAACAGCCGCCGATAAATTTTGCACCAAGATCCACAAACCCGGCTGCCTGCTCGGCAAAGGCCTCAGGCGGCAGACGGAAAGAGGTATTCCCATCGTCATCAAGTACAGGCAGGCCCGCATTGGCCTCGGCAAACGTCGGAGTTTCCAGTCGAGACTGCCATGCACGCAAAGTGTCGTGCATCTGCTCGGGACCGGCGGAACAATTGGTCCCGATAAGCTCAACACCCATGTTCTGCATGGTGTCCACAAAAGTCAGCGGGGAAGTGCCAGTCAGGGAGGCCGGACCTTCGAAGGTCATGGACATGGCAACAGGCAGATCGCACACAAGGCGGGCTGCAATGACCACGGCCTTGGCCTCGGCCAGATCAAAATGCGTCTCGCCAAGGATGAGATCGGCTCCACCGTCAACACACCCCTTGATCTGCTCTTTATATATGTCCACCAATTCACGGAATGTCATATCCCCGAGCGGCTGCACGAAATGCCCCGTAGGACCGATGGATGCGGCGACAAAAGCTTTATCTCCGGCCACCTGACGGGCGATCCGGGTCATTGCTTTGTTTAGCTCGTACGGATCGGCATCAAGGCCAAGTTTGGGCCGGGAACCACCAAAGGTGTTGGTCGTCAAAACGTTTGCCCCGGCATCCAGATAATCCTGGTGCACGGCACGAATGACATCGGGCTCTTTCAGCCCCCACAATTCGGGTGAAAGGCCTGCCGGAAGCCCTCGCCCCTGAAGCAGGGTGCCGTAGCCACCGTCAAAGTAATATATCCTGTCGTCGTCAAGTATGGACCTGAAATCGGGCACTAGAACCTCCGTATGGCTTGCCTCGGGCAACAATCGTCACGCCTGGCAGAAGGCGTATTCTTATATCAAGATATCTCAATATAGCTATGAAAACACGAAAAATCAAGTTTTTTTTCACCGTCTGAATTACGTAAAACATAAGAACAGGCAAGGTTTTGCACATATTCGGCAACCTCGAAAAACATTGATAAGGTCAAATAAAATCTATAGTGTCCCTTTTTTGTTCTTTATATTAAGTATTGAACTGGGTCCAACAACCACCCGCATAAAATATAGCATGACATCACAAGAAACAATGACCGTGGTCGAGCCGGAAATCGTGGACTTCGATGAAGAAAATCCAGAAATCCCGGAACCGAACGCCGTCCTCATCAACGCCCCGGCCAAAGCCGCAGGGCTGGAGTCAAAACTCCCCGCTTTCGTCCCGCTGACCACATCCAAAGAGGTCGGGGTTCGAGATCCGCTTCAGTTGTATCTCAAGGAAATAGCCCGATTCCCCATGCTGGACCCGGAAGAGGAGTATGCGCTTGCCAAACGCGTACAGGAAGAAAACGATCAGGACGCGGCTTTCAAGCTCGTCTCCTCCCACCTGCGACTAGTGGTCAAAATCGCCATGGACTTCCAACGCCGCTGGATGCAGAACGGACTGGATCTTATTCAGGAAGGCAACGTCGGCCTGCTCAAGGCCGTGACCAAGTTCGACCCCGAAAAAGGCATCAAATTTTCCTATTATGCCGCGTTCTGGGTCAAGGCATACATCCTGAAATACATCATGGACAACTGGCGCATGGTCAAAATCGGGACCACCCAGACACAGCGTAAGCTATTTTACAATCTGAACAAGGAACGGCAGCGGCTTCAGACCATGGGGTTCGACCCGACCAACGAAGTCCTGAGCGAAAGGCTTGGTGTTACCGAAGCTGAAATCGACGAAATGGATCAACGTCTGTCTAAAAACGACATGTCGCTGAACACTCCGCTCGGTGAAGACTCTGACGCCACCAAGATGGATTTCCTCCCATCCCTGGGGCCGGGAGTCGAAGAGTCCATTGCCAACAACCAGATCGTGGACCTCCTGTTGGACAACCTCAAGGAGATCCGTCCCATGCTCAACAAAAAAGAGCTTGTTATCCTCGATAGCAGACTACTTTCCGAAGACCCCGTGACCCTTCGGGAGATCGGCGAAAAATTCGGTGTCACAAGGGAACGGGTGCGACAGATCGAGGCCAGATTGCTGGCAAAGATCCGCGAGCACATGACCGACAGAATCAAGGACTTTTCCAAGGACTGGGTAGTCGAACACGATTAAACGTGCTTTGACCGCTCCAACCGGGATAGACGGATGAAAAAAACGTACCGGATCAAATTTTATGTAACGACGGCAGCCACAGTGCTTCTCACACTCCTGGCCCTCGCCGGTTGCGCCCAGAAGAAAACCGCGACAATGCCCGCAGCGGGTCGGCCCATGAGCCAAGCCGCGCAACTGAACTTCGATTACCTCCTGTACCGCGATCAGATGCAGCAATTGCAGCGGCACGTCACCGAAGGCAAACGCAGCCCGCTGACCGATGAAGAGGCGAACCAGCTCCACATCAATGCTGTCGAAGCGCTTGATCGAGTTCTTGCCGCGGAGCCTTCTCCGGAACTGTATCTGGAAAAGGCGGGGCTGTTCTGGAACCACCCGGAGGGCACCAGCCGATCACGCGCCACGCTCAAGGAAGGACTGGAAAAATTCCCGGACGATCAGATGCTGACCATCTATCTCGCCAACTCCTATATTGCGGACAATCGGGTGGAAGACGCCATCAACGTGATGCACGAATACCTGGCAAAACGTCCCGACGATATTCAGGCCCGCGAACGACTCGGCCAGATGCTCATGGACGCAGGCAAGGACGCCGAAGCCCTGGACGTACTCAAAGAGATCCCCGCAAAAGAACGCAGTGCTGACGCCATCTATATCATGGGCCGAGTGCAGGGGAATCTCGGCATGCGCAAAGCAGCCATCGCCAGCCTGAAAAAAGCCGTTGCCATGGACCCGGAGTTCACCGAGGCCCTGGTCGAACTGGCCTTCCAATACGAACTGGCCAAGGATTATGTCTCCGCCGAGAACATTTACACATCCATACTGGCCCAGAACGAGTCCTTCCCGGAAGCCCGACTGCGGCTCATCAACCTCAATCTCAAACTGAACAACCCCGCCAAGGCGTTACAGTTGACTCTGGACGGTCCGCCCTCCAAGAGCTTCATTCTGGACGCGGTGCTCATGTTCATCAATGACGATTTCTTTGCCCAGGGTTCCACGGCTCTGGACATGCTGACTTCGGACGGAACCATCCCGGCAGAATATTACTTCTACAAGGCGGTTATTGCGGACGAAGGAGAGAGCGATCCTGACAAGGCGCTTGGATATCTCGACAAGGTCGCTGAGACCGACCGGCTCTATCCGCACGCACTACGGTTCAAGGCCCAGCTTTTCAGCCTTCAAGGCAAGAAACAGGATGCTCTGGATATCGCGATCAAAGGCAAGGAACTCTACCCCGACGCTCCCATTTTCTACATTCTTGAATCGACCCTGGACAAGTATGACGGAAACTTGGCTGGTTCCGAACGCGCCCTGAAACAAGGGCTTGAACGACTGAAGAACGACCCTGAGCTGACTTACGAACTTGCCATGATTTACGAAGCCATGGGCAGACGAGCCGAAGGGCTGGCCCTGATGGAGACTGTTGTCCGGTCGCACCCTGACCACGCCAACGCCCTGAACTATGTCGGCTACACTCTGGCCGAAGAAAACCGCGAACTGGATCGGGCTCTGGTACTCGTCACCAAAGCATCCTCCCTTGAGCCGGAGAACGGCTACATTCTTGATTCCGTGGCCTGGGTTCACTTCAAAAAAGGGAACATTGACAAGGCGTGGGAATACATCCGGTACTCGGTGGATGTCGTGGACAACGATCCGACCATCTGGGAACACTACGGCGATATCGCCGCCGCCGCAGGCAAAATCAAAGACGCACGCAAGGGGTACAATTACGCCCTTAAATTCGGTCACTCCGACGCTGGCGCGATCAAGAAGAAGCTAAAAGACCTATGATTCATCAGAACCTGTTGAAGCCCCTGGCGACTTCAGCAGTCGCCCTGTTGCTGGTCCTGGCATTCGGCTGCGCCCCGAAGGCCCCGCTTGGCACCCCCATGACCTTCCCTGACGCCGCCTGGAAATCGTTCAGGCGGTACTATTGTGTCGCGCCCAAAGCGGCAGGCATGAAAGTCAAGGCGAGCCTGTATTACACCCGCATCAAACCGCGCAAGCGTACAAACCGAACCATCATGACCATATGGGGGGACTTCGGCGGAACCATGCGTCTCGACATAGCCGCATCCATCGGCAAACTTCTGGCGCATATTCGTGAAGACGACAACGGACTACTGGTTTTCTATCCTTCTGATGAAGAAGCCTACACCCATATAAATCCGGTACTCGGCGCAACGCGCCTGGGCATGCCCTTCCCCTTTTCCCTGTCCGAACTGGGCAATGTCCTCGTGGGCAATTTTTCCGAGCTGGCTCCAAAACGATATTCGACCGCCGAACGGACGTCCTCTTCTCAAGGAGAATATGTTTTCACCTTCAAGACCGGACTGGTCTCAGCCATCACTCTCGATATCATTGGCCGCCCTGTGCATATTGAAGGCAGGACAACCAAGTCTTATGACACCGCCCGCACATGGACGCTCGAAGTCGACCGCTTCGAGAATGGAGCGCCAGACAAGGCTCCGCTCCCTGAAAAGATCACTTTTGCGCTGGATAACGGAGAAAAGGGCGTCTTGCACATAAAGTCTCGTGAGCTTATGCTGAAGACCTGGCCTGCAAAATCACTGAATCTGACCCTGCCGGACGGCATTGATCCCGTTCGGCTGGACAACGGCTATCACGATCAAGAAACCGGGGATATCCCCGTGGTGTACGAGGACAAGTAATGGACAAAAATACCAAAAGTGAAACCGTCACCGAAATTTTCCTGCTCGGAGTCAAAACCTGGATAGCGGAAATGCAATGGCTGATCCGATCCCGGCTCGGCCGCTTTGAAGTCAGAAGGCTTGAAAAAGAATTGGATCGGGAATATGGCATGCTCGGGCGTATCGCCGAGGAGCCCAGAGGAAAAAAGGCCGAGAAAGAACTCTGCCTCAAGCAGATTGCCTTCCTGAAGGAAGAAATCGCCACTCTCAAAAGCGAATTGGCAGGCGACCGCGAAAAACGCATGAACGACCTGCGCGACAACACTCAAGAGTAAGAACTGTCCGAAAATAGACGGGGCATGATTGCCGCGTCACCGGACAGTAAAGGGGAAATGCTGTGAGCAAAACCATCGTCATCGGCTCCGACCACGGGGGCTTCAATCTCAAGTCCCTGTTCATCAAGACTCTCAAGGAATGGGGGTATCAGGTGGAAGACGAGGGACCGGACTGTCTGGATTCCTGCGATTATCCGCTCTTTGCGGCCAAGGTCTGCGAAAAGATCAAGGAAGACGACACAAAGCTCGGTGTGCTCATTTGCGGAACGGGCCAGGGCATGACAATGACAGCCAACCGTATGGGTGTCCGTGCAGCCCTGTGCACCAACGAATTTCTTGCTCGCATGGCCCGCGAGCACAATGATGCGCGTATCCTCTGCCTCGGGGAACGCGTGACCGGCCAGGGGTTGGCCCTGGAGATTCTCAAAGCATTTCTGGAAACAGAGTTCGGTGGTGATCGACACCAGCGGCGCATCGATCTCATCGACACAGTTTCTCAATAACAACTTTTAGAAAGGGTATATCACGATGACACAGATGACGGACAAGACCATTGCCGTGGTCAAGGGGTTAATCATGGACGGCGTTGCCAAGGCCAATTCCGGCCATCCCGGCGGCGCAATGTCCTCCTCAGACTATGCCACGATCCTGTTCTCCGAGTTCCTGAACACCAACCCGGATGACACAAAATGGTTCAACCGGGACCGCTTCATCATGGCCGCTGGACACGAATCCATGCTGCTCTATAGCCTGCTGCACCTGAACGGTCTGCTCAGCCTTGATGACCTCAAGGAATTTCGCCAGCTCGGTTCCCGCACGCCGGGCCATCCTGAAGTGAATATGACTCCGGGCGTCGAAGCCACATCCGGCCCGTTGGGTCAGGGATTCGCCGTGTCCGTAGGATTTGCCGCTGCCGAAGCGCACCTGCGAGACAAACTCGGCAGCGACATCATGGACCACTACACTTACGCCCTGTCCTGCGACGGCGACATTCAGGAGCCAGTGGCTCTCGGTGCCGCATCTCTGGCTGGTCTTTGGGGGCTGGGCAAGCTCATCGTGTACTACGATTCCAACAAGATCCAGCTCGCCAGCGCCTGTAACAAAGTAGACTGCACCGATCATCGCAAGGTCTTTGAAGGCATGTGCTGGCAGGTTCTGGAAGTGGACGGTCACAATCAGGACGAAATCCGCGCTGCCATCAAGGAAGGCCAGCTTGAAACCGGCAAACCGACACTGATCATCGGGCACACCACCATGGCAAAGGGCTGCGCCACCATGGAAGGCAGCCACAAGACCCACGGTTCTCCGTTATCCACTGAAGAGATTTCAGCCACCAAGGAAAAACTCGGCCTGCCCGCCGAAGACTTCTATGTCCCCGAGGACGTGGTTGCCAACTTCCAGTCCCGTTTTGATGGTCTGCGCAAGAATGCAGCCGATTGGCAGGATATGCTCGACAAGAAACTGGCTGATGCCGACTTCGCCGCCATGTGGAAAGAAGTCACCATGCCACGCTCCGAGCGTCAGATTGATTGGCCGGAATTCACCCCCGGTGAAACCATGGCGACCCGCAAAGCGTGGGGAACCTGCCTGAACTCCGTCATGGAATCCCTGCCCACTCTGGTGGGTGGCTCCGCCGACCTTGATCCGTCCAACCAGACACAGCACTTCCGCGACACTTACGGCGACTTCGGCGTGGACGGGTATGGTTCTCGCAACCTCGCTTTCGGCGTCCGCGAATTCCCCATGGCCGCGATCATGAACGGTCTGCAACTGCACGGTGGCTTGATGCCTTTCGGCGCGACCTTCCTGACTTTTGCCGACTACTGCCGCAACGCCATCCGCATGTCTGCACTGCAGGAACTGCCGGTGCTGTACGTGTTCACCCATGATTCCTTCTGGGTGGGCGAAGACGGACCGACCCATCAGCCAATCGAGCACATCAGCTCCCTGCGGCTGATCCCGGATCTCATCGACCTGCGCCCGGCTGACGCCATGGAGACTGCGGTCTGCCTGGACATCGCCCTCAAGCAGGAGAAAATGCCGTCCACCATCTTCCTGACCCGTCAGGGGCTGCCCATCCTCGACCCCGCCGAGTACCCGGCTATTGTCGACGGCCCCCGCAAGGGTGGCTACGTCCTCAAGGACTGCGAAGGAACCCCGGATATTATCCTTATCGGATCCGGCTCTGAAGTCGCCCTGTGTCTAGAAACAGCCAGGCTGCTCAAACGCAAGGTACGCGTGGTTTCCATGCCTTCTACCAAATTGTTTGACGATCAGCCCGAATCGTATAAAAATGAAGTCTTGCCCCAGACAGTCACGGCTCGCGCAGCCGCTGAAGCCGGTCGCACTGCCCTGTGGCACAAATATGTCGGCCTGAACGGCGTTGTCCTCGGCCTGGACCATTTCGGTGCCAGTGCCCCCGGCAAAGTTTTGTCCGACAAGTACGGGTTCACTCCCGAAAACTTTGCCCGAATGATCCGAGAGAAATACTAGGAGTATCAGATGGAAGCCCCACAAAAAAACCTCGCATTGGACCTGGTCCGTGTCACCGAGGCAGCAGCATTGGCCTGCGCCCGCTGGCTTGGTAAAGGTGACAAGATTTCCGCAGACCAGGCAGCTGTCGACGCCATGCGCCTGAGCTTCAATACGTTGGAAATCCAAGGGCGTGTCATGATCGGCGAAGGCGAGAAGGACTCTGCTCCCATGCTTTACGCCGGTGAAAAACTCGGTCTGGGCGAAGGCCCCAAAGTCGATATCGCCGTTGATCCGCTGGAAGGCACCAACCTGCTCGCCAACGGTCGTCCCAACGCCATCTCAGTGGTTGGCGTGGCCCCTGCCGGTGCCATGTTCGATCCAGGCCCGAGCTACTACATGCAGAAGCTCGTCGTGCCCTCACAGGCCAAGGACGTCGTGGATATCGAAGCCCCCACCGGGCACAACCTGAAACTGATCGCACGCGCCCTGGATAAGGACGTGGACGATCTGGTCGTCTTTGTTCTGGACAAACCACGCCACAAAAAGCTGATCTCCGAGATCCGCGAAGCCGGCGCACGCATCCAGTTGCAC
The genomic region above belongs to uncultured Pseudodesulfovibrio sp. and contains:
- the glpX gene encoding class II fructose-bisphosphatase, yielding MEAPQKNLALDLVRVTEAAALACARWLGKGDKISADQAAVDAMRLSFNTLEIQGRVMIGEGEKDSAPMLYAGEKLGLGEGPKVDIAVDPLEGTNLLANGRPNAISVVGVAPAGAMFDPGPSYYMQKLVVPSQAKDVVDIEAPTGHNLKLIARALDKDVDDLVVFVLDKPRHKKLISEIREAGARIQLHSDGDITASLMAIDPRCEVDVMMGTGGTPEGVLSAIAIRIMGGEMFAKLDPQKQTEKNALAEYGMDVRRVLTVSDLVKSEDLFFAATGISGGTFLKGVTYHGHGAETSSLVMRGKTGTIRYVEAIHNWETLMQISSVKYD
- a CDS encoding tetratricopeptide repeat protein yields the protein MKKTYRIKFYVTTAATVLLTLLALAGCAQKKTATMPAAGRPMSQAAQLNFDYLLYRDQMQQLQRHVTEGKRSPLTDEEANQLHINAVEALDRVLAAEPSPELYLEKAGLFWNHPEGTSRSRATLKEGLEKFPDDQMLTIYLANSYIADNRVEDAINVMHEYLAKRPDDIQARERLGQMLMDAGKDAEALDVLKEIPAKERSADAIYIMGRVQGNLGMRKAAIASLKKAVAMDPEFTEALVELAFQYELAKDYVSAENIYTSILAQNESFPEARLRLINLNLKLNNPAKALQLTLDGPPSKSFILDAVLMFINDDFFAQGSTALDMLTSDGTIPAEYYFYKAVIADEGESDPDKALGYLDKVAETDRLYPHALRFKAQLFSLQGKKQDALDIAIKGKELYPDAPIFYILESTLDKYDGNLAGSERALKQGLERLKNDPELTYELAMIYEAMGRRAEGLALMETVVRSHPDHANALNYVGYTLAEENRELDRALVLVTKASSLEPENGYILDSVAWVHFKKGNIDKAWEYIRYSVDVVDNDPTIWEHYGDIAAAAGKIKDARKGYNYALKFGHSDAGAIKKKLKDL
- the rpiB gene encoding ribose 5-phosphate isomerase B — its product is MSKTIVIGSDHGGFNLKSLFIKTLKEWGYQVEDEGPDCLDSCDYPLFAAKVCEKIKEDDTKLGVLICGTGQGMTMTANRMGVRAALCTNEFLARMAREHNDARILCLGERVTGQGLALEILKAFLETEFGGDRHQRRIDLIDTVSQ
- a CDS encoding homocysteine S-methyltransferase family protein; translation: MPDFRSILDDDRIYYFDGGYGTLLQGRGLPAGLSPELWGLKEPDVIRAVHQDYLDAGANVLTTNTFGGSRPKLGLDADPYELNKAMTRIARQVAGDKAFVAASIGPTGHFVQPLGDMTFRELVDIYKEQIKGCVDGGADLILGETHFDLAEAKAVVIAARLVCDLPVAMSMTFEGPASLTGTSPLTFVDTMQNMGVELIGTNCSAGPEQMHDTLRAWQSRLETPTFAEANAGLPVLDDDGNTSFRLPPEAFAEQAAGFVDLGAKFIGGCCGTTPDHIRALRDKVGDATWKRPEKTDHAQMVLTSRSVSVPIGFDHPGVIIGERINPTGKKQLIAELQEGVFTEAHRFATEQIELGAPVLDVNVGAPMVDEVALLPELVTSLVGRFTTPLSIDSNDSKAIEAGLWNYPGSPLVNSISGEPGKMEELGPLCKLFGAPFILLPIVGNKLPVTAKERLAVIADLLAQADSLGIPRRLIMVDALALTVSSKPEAARHSLDVMRHCRDEWGLPTTIGLSNISFGLPARELLNSTFLSISMVSGLCSFISNPNSARIQEALHTTEVLLNRDPQAERYIDKFSDWTGGSGASQSGSAPAKGDDTSGLPPVQAAVIKGNKDGILALVDVELEAGAKAMDIVNDMLIPGILIVGDKYERKEYFLPQLLQSAETMQNAFKRLQPLLEEDGDAGEKPVVIMATVEGDIHDIGKNIVCLMLKNYGFDVIDLGKDVSADKIVDAAEEKGAALIGLSALMTTTMVRMEDTVKLVEERGLKAKVIIGGAVVTEKFCNAIGAAGWSTDAVSAVKLAQRLTQ
- the tkt gene encoding transketolase, producing the protein MTQMTDKTIAVVKGLIMDGVAKANSGHPGGAMSSSDYATILFSEFLNTNPDDTKWFNRDRFIMAAGHESMLLYSLLHLNGLLSLDDLKEFRQLGSRTPGHPEVNMTPGVEATSGPLGQGFAVSVGFAAAEAHLRDKLGSDIMDHYTYALSCDGDIQEPVALGAASLAGLWGLGKLIVYYDSNKIQLASACNKVDCTDHRKVFEGMCWQVLEVDGHNQDEIRAAIKEGQLETGKPTLIIGHTTMAKGCATMEGSHKTHGSPLSTEEISATKEKLGLPAEDFYVPEDVVANFQSRFDGLRKNAADWQDMLDKKLADADFAAMWKEVTMPRSERQIDWPEFTPGETMATRKAWGTCLNSVMESLPTLVGGSADLDPSNQTQHFRDTYGDFGVDGYGSRNLAFGVREFPMAAIMNGLQLHGGLMPFGATFLTFADYCRNAIRMSALQELPVLYVFTHDSFWVGEDGPTHQPIEHISSLRLIPDLIDLRPADAMETAVCLDIALKQEKMPSTIFLTRQGLPILDPAEYPAIVDGPRKGGYVLKDCEGTPDIILIGSGSEVALCLETARLLKRKVRVVSMPSTKLFDDQPESYKNEVLPQTVTARAAAEAGRTALWHKYVGLNGVVLGLDHFGASAPGKVLSDKYGFTPENFARMIREKY
- a CDS encoding RNA polymerase factor sigma-32, with translation MTSQETMTVVEPEIVDFDEENPEIPEPNAVLINAPAKAAGLESKLPAFVPLTTSKEVGVRDPLQLYLKEIARFPMLDPEEEYALAKRVQEENDQDAAFKLVSSHLRLVVKIAMDFQRRWMQNGLDLIQEGNVGLLKAVTKFDPEKGIKFSYYAAFWVKAYILKYIMDNWRMVKIGTTQTQRKLFYNLNKERQRLQTMGFDPTNEVLSERLGVTEAEIDEMDQRLSKNDMSLNTPLGEDSDATKMDFLPSLGPGVEESIANNQIVDLLLDNLKEIRPMLNKKELVILDSRLLSEDPVTLREIGEKFGVTRERVRQIEARLLAKIREHMTDRIKDFSKDWVVEHD